The following proteins come from a genomic window of Winogradskyella sp. PC-19:
- a CDS encoding McrC family protein: MTTNLFEYQNNETFSERHFDGLEEFLDDIWSKREKSNYYFNEEDNRVEQQRFVQFLHKSKTLKSNKYVGVVHYEGQTINLLPKIFYNGKDPEAYQVNAINKHILWWLSYCRKLKFPNYLSALNTEKADFFEILIYLFSKYTRELLNSAIYQKYTEVNKELSFVKGRIDFGAYINKNLSRGRNHKISCEFDAFEMDNEFNRCVKFVSKLLLSVTKEPQSKRFLSDVLFILDEVKDVNVSSDKMKRMSFNPMFSDFETIRDYCVLFLDNSVSFNFKNDLKLFAFLLPMEYVFEDFIFGFIDKEIDEIKAKDQDKSRYLAEGNKFQLKPDLLLEFDSRKIIADTKYKIVYDDITDSKNGIAQTDLYQMLAYAVRFKVKEVVLFYPNTITMRKPNDSVLFLVDELAKGERVQIKSCQLPIINFKLFDVDYVNEKSIDLEFTTQKEQLKIELIKSLMAGNANK; the protein is encoded by the coding sequence ATGACAACTAATCTTTTCGAATATCAAAATAACGAAACCTTTTCAGAGCGTCATTTTGATGGTCTGGAAGAGTTTTTAGACGATATTTGGTCAAAAAGAGAAAAATCAAATTACTACTTTAATGAAGAAGACAATAGAGTTGAGCAACAGCGTTTTGTTCAGTTTTTACATAAATCAAAAACACTAAAGTCTAATAAATATGTTGGTGTTGTACATTACGAAGGTCAAACAATAAATCTACTCCCAAAAATATTCTATAATGGAAAAGATCCAGAAGCTTATCAAGTAAACGCTATTAATAAACATATTTTGTGGTGGTTGAGTTATTGTAGAAAATTAAAATTTCCTAACTACCTATCTGCCTTAAACACTGAGAAGGCTGACTTTTTTGAGATACTAATATATCTTTTTAGTAAGTACACAAGAGAATTATTAAACAGCGCTATTTATCAAAAATATACAGAGGTAAATAAAGAACTCTCTTTTGTAAAAGGACGTATAGATTTTGGTGCTTACATAAACAAGAACTTATCAAGAGGAAGGAACCATAAAATTAGTTGCGAGTTTGATGCCTTTGAAATGGATAATGAGTTTAACAGATGTGTGAAGTTTGTTTCAAAACTATTATTATCTGTTACAAAAGAACCTCAAAGTAAACGGTTTTTAAGCGATGTTTTGTTTATACTTGATGAGGTTAAAGACGTTAATGTTTCGTCTGACAAAATGAAACGTATGAGTTTTAACCCAATGTTTTCCGATTTTGAAACTATTCGAGATTATTGTGTTTTGTTTTTAGACAATAGTGTGTCGTTTAATTTTAAAAACGATTTAAAACTATTCGCATTCTTGTTACCAATGGAATATGTGTTTGAGGATTTTATATTTGGTTTTATTGATAAAGAAATCGATGAGATAAAGGCTAAAGATCAGGATAAATCTAGGTATTTAGCAGAAGGAAATAAATTTCAATTAAAACCCGATTTATTGTTAGAATTTGATAGTCGAAAAATTATTGCTGATACAAAATATAAAATTGTTTATGACGATATAACAGATTCGAAAAATGGAATTGCACAAACAGACTTGTATCAAATGTTAGCCTATGCTGTTAGATTTAAAGTAAAAGAAGTTGTGTTGTTTTACCCAAATACGATAACTATGCGAAAACCAAATGATTCAGTATTGTTCTTAGTTGATGAATTGGCAAAAGGCGAGAGAGTTCAAATTAAATCGTGTCAATTACCTATCATAAATTTTAAGTTATTCGATGTAGATTATGTAAATGAAAAATCGATAGATTTGGAGTTTACAACTCAAAAAGAGCAATTGAAAATAGAGCTAATTAAAAGCTTAATGGCAGGAAATGCTAATAAATAG
- a CDS encoding efflux RND transporter periplasmic adaptor subunit → MKSKIKFLFIFTLFFNCNPPKEKDKQDLESVSNTYSEGITVSVNVVKSIPFKKQIISNGNIEALQKTELRFKTSERISSIKVKNGQKVNKGQTLAILDNAMLSNQMRKAKIEVDKAKSKLQEEKINYGVGKSNDESIDATILKNLKIKSGLFEAENALENAQLLYSQTIIRAPFSGIIASIETKTGDFITSSDVFCTLINSKNLEVVFNVLENELQFLSKSQEVSIIPFADTANKYVGSITEINPLVDENGLIQVKAKIKGSDNSLFDGTNVKVTSSKSIDDVIVIPKEALVLRSNREVVFTYQDGVAKWNYVKILDENSNSYALREGVKIGDTIIVSGNMNLAHDARVKLNNANN, encoded by the coding sequence ATGAAATCAAAAATTAAGTTTCTTTTCATATTTACTCTTTTCTTTAATTGCAACCCGCCTAAAGAAAAAGACAAACAAGATTTAGAATCAGTATCAAATACCTACTCTGAAGGCATAACTGTATCTGTTAATGTAGTTAAATCTATACCATTTAAAAAACAGATAATATCTAACGGTAATATAGAAGCTTTACAAAAAACAGAACTCCGTTTTAAAACTAGTGAACGCATATCTTCCATAAAGGTTAAAAACGGGCAAAAGGTCAATAAAGGTCAAACTTTAGCCATTTTAGATAATGCTATGCTTTCTAATCAAATGAGAAAGGCTAAAATAGAAGTGGATAAAGCTAAAAGTAAGTTACAGGAAGAAAAAATAAACTATGGCGTTGGTAAATCTAATGATGAATCTATTGATGCAACTATTCTTAAAAATCTTAAAATAAAAAGTGGACTTTTTGAGGCAGAAAACGCATTAGAGAATGCGCAATTACTCTACAGCCAAACTATAATTAGAGCACCGTTTTCTGGGATTATTGCCAGTATAGAAACAAAAACGGGTGATTTTATAACTTCATCAGATGTGTTTTGTACACTCATAAATTCCAAGAATCTAGAAGTCGTATTCAATGTTCTAGAAAATGAGCTACAATTTTTATCTAAAAGCCAAGAAGTTTCAATTATTCCGTTTGCTGATACAGCAAACAAATATGTAGGCAGTATTACAGAAATAAATCCTTTGGTGGATGAAAACGGTCTCATACAAGTCAAGGCAAAAATAAAAGGTAGTGATAACTCTTTATTTGATGGCACGAACGTTAAAGTGACTTCAAGCAAGTCTATAGATGATGTTATTGTTATACCAAAAGAAGCACTAGTACTACGCTCAAACAGAGAGGTTGTGTTTACTTACCAAGATGGTGTAGCTAAATGGAATTATGTAAAAATACTAGATGAAAATAGTAATAGCTACGCCCTTAGAGAAGGTGTAAAAATAGGAGATACTATTATTGTTTCTGGCAACATGAATTTAGCGCATGATGCTAGAGTAAAACTAAATAATGCCAATAATTAA
- a CDS encoding McrB family protein: MSNITIDNLKQQATLLNLLSNDEEALFNYLNTNQDNLDEVIQQYKPENEFRPVNTLRFLIANELKKGNKINAEVINQLKQALENRDVSGYYSLSEIVKQSLINYKQSKVGMFPNWKQVYKILFPFIHNQSDNEQVKASLNQLADEIITSNQFQNVTKHIVSFQGPQNYGADHAWVAIIPESSPSVQYAYQMFFVVDVNGLGGGIHKGHNLTKQQFENQDLKFNSWEDYLEHTKNTKEQWIQLNSDINFLFINDEKAFVKTLKKVEASSVLDYFKILDRLKEDLDIQDEEKLVFSIAKNRLSFQVGKRYCLNVNKQLFDFISYNDSDGHQNENKEVFSGTETAYLYKSRSADIVFNNYEEIKGAVAIEIDRDNHALAKTYDNSAFRKAVFDKDYRLKFIKGDFYSDKIILDGQRIFKISMGKDYFNDEAIEKAINEKLVLVHSETKPKGRSKISQADIFINQIRDGDFFYLTHSNKNVKLIGSITSPSKPATFNNMHNYGWLERSFEPLITPIKESAFNGKGKYWTPNTVTTCWEISEDEIEEANRVLFKPFFNIEFINNDMENKFKEFLNLSLSEGTVKTYLSAIRSLEKLAKSEGLRTFKIYEITNVSAFQDFWTTLKKIQSYIITNDKHHNRYSSALLKYEEFLYSLKNTVITNRKYIAPLNQIFYGPPGTGKTYNTILESAKIITQNPDISYTKALEVFNENLRDKIEFITFHQNYSYEDFIQGLRPDVEQKALSFNRADGVFTKMVTNALFEYYKEYQKKQKQVHNTVDAKIDLNDAFIEFMNTLEIGQQFNTKTGGIVKVYNFTDRQNIEFRPINGVKSYLVSANRLLKLYKVYDDIDNIKRVNEDIREAIGGCNSTMYYVALREFIDFLKKYKESVDEFVDEEEEYDYDDITYRRKKELLSNFSLEELRSVSKHEVSKYVIIIDEINRANISRVFGELITLIEKDKRSHGKIPLKSILPSGESFIVPSNLYIIGTMNTADKSIALLDIALRRRFEFVPMYPDSKSTEDKVVKDSNILDAINEEIINRKGHDFTIGHSYFMGEDYDLKNTIDNKVIPLLLEYFMNDFEEVKKIMSAANITVDGWPMQYIPNDN; the protein is encoded by the coding sequence ATGTCAAATATTACTATAGATAACTTAAAACAACAAGCAACGTTACTTAATCTTCTAAGTAACGACGAAGAAGCGCTTTTTAATTACTTAAATACTAACCAAGATAATCTGGATGAAGTTATACAACAGTATAAACCAGAAAACGAGTTTAGGCCTGTAAATACATTACGTTTTTTAATAGCCAACGAACTTAAAAAAGGTAATAAAATAAACGCTGAGGTTATTAATCAATTAAAACAAGCTTTAGAAAATAGAGATGTTTCAGGGTATTATAGTCTTAGCGAAATAGTGAAGCAAAGCTTGATAAATTATAAACAGAGTAAGGTTGGTATGTTTCCCAATTGGAAACAGGTGTATAAAATATTATTTCCATTTATTCATAATCAATCCGATAATGAGCAAGTAAAAGCATCTCTTAATCAGCTGGCTGATGAAATTATTACTTCAAATCAATTTCAAAATGTTACTAAGCACATTGTTAGTTTCCAAGGTCCACAAAATTATGGGGCAGATCATGCATGGGTGGCCATAATACCAGAGTCTTCGCCAAGTGTTCAGTATGCATATCAAATGTTTTTTGTTGTAGATGTAAATGGTTTGGGTGGTGGCATCCATAAAGGGCATAATTTGACAAAACAACAATTTGAAAATCAAGATTTAAAATTTAATAGTTGGGAAGATTATTTAGAGCATACTAAAAATACCAAAGAACAATGGATACAGCTAAATTCTGATATCAATTTTCTTTTTATAAATGATGAAAAAGCATTTGTAAAAACACTTAAAAAAGTTGAGGCATCTTCAGTGTTAGATTATTTTAAAATACTCGATAGACTAAAGGAAGATTTGGATATTCAGGACGAAGAAAAACTAGTCTTTAGTATTGCAAAAAATCGGTTGAGTTTTCAAGTGGGTAAACGCTATTGTCTAAATGTAAACAAGCAACTATTTGACTTTATTTCTTATAATGACTCAGATGGTCATCAAAACGAAAATAAAGAGGTTTTTAGCGGTACAGAAACTGCATATCTGTATAAGAGTAGAAGTGCAGATATTGTTTTTAATAATTATGAAGAGATAAAAGGTGCTGTTGCGATAGAAATTGATAGAGATAATCATGCCTTAGCCAAAACCTATGATAACAGTGCCTTTAGGAAAGCTGTTTTTGATAAGGACTACAGGTTAAAGTTTATTAAAGGTGATTTTTATAGCGATAAAATAATTTTAGATGGACAAAGAATATTCAAAATTTCAATGGGTAAAGACTATTTTAATGATGAAGCTATCGAAAAAGCAATTAACGAAAAGTTAGTTTTAGTTCATTCTGAAACTAAACCTAAAGGACGTTCTAAAATATCTCAGGCTGATATTTTTATAAATCAAATTAGAGATGGTGATTTTTTCTATTTAACCCATAGTAACAAGAATGTAAAATTAATTGGAAGTATAACTTCTCCTTCAAAACCAGCTACTTTCAATAATATGCATAATTATGGTTGGTTAGAAAGAAGTTTTGAACCATTAATAACGCCAATTAAAGAAAGTGCATTTAACGGAAAAGGTAAGTATTGGACTCCTAATACAGTTACAACGTGTTGGGAAATAAGTGAAGATGAAATTGAGGAAGCTAATAGAGTTTTATTCAAGCCTTTTTTTAACATTGAATTTATAAATAATGACATGGAAAATAAATTTAAAGAATTTTTAAATCTTTCATTGTCTGAGGGAACTGTTAAAACTTATCTCTCAGCAATAAGGTCCTTAGAAAAACTTGCTAAATCTGAAGGTCTTAGAACTTTTAAAATTTATGAGATAACAAATGTTTCAGCTTTTCAGGACTTTTGGACGACATTGAAAAAGATTCAATCATATATAATAACTAATGATAAACACCACAATAGGTATAGTTCAGCACTTCTGAAATATGAGGAATTTTTATATTCATTAAAGAATACCGTTATAACAAATAGAAAATATATAGCACCACTAAACCAAATCTTTTATGGTCCACCAGGAACGGGAAAAACCTACAATACCATTTTAGAATCTGCTAAAATTATCACACAAAATCCAGATATTAGCTATACAAAAGCATTAGAGGTTTTTAATGAAAATTTACGAGATAAAATAGAGTTTATAACGTTTCATCAAAATTATAGTTATGAAGATTTTATACAAGGTTTACGTCCAGATGTAGAGCAGAAAGCATTGAGCTTTAATAGAGCAGATGGGGTATTTACCAAAATGGTAACTAATGCATTGTTTGAGTACTATAAAGAGTATCAAAAAAAGCAAAAGCAAGTGCATAATACTGTGGATGCAAAAATAGACTTAAATGATGCTTTTATCGAGTTTATGAATACTTTAGAAATTGGTCAGCAATTTAACACTAAAACAGGAGGAATAGTTAAAGTTTATAATTTTACAGATAGACAGAACATAGAATTTAGACCAATAAATGGAGTCAAGTCATATTTAGTTTCTGCCAATCGTTTGCTCAAACTATATAAAGTTTATGACGACATAGACAACATTAAAAGAGTTAATGAAGATATTAGAGAGGCAATAGGAGGTTGTAATTCTACGATGTATTACGTCGCTCTAAGAGAATTTATCGACTTCTTAAAAAAATATAAGGAGAGTGTAGATGAGTTTGTAGATGAAGAGGAAGAATACGATTATGATGATATTACTTATCGGAGAAAAAAGGAGCTGTTATCTAATTTTAGTTTAGAAGAACTAAGAAGCGTATCCAAGCATGAAGTTTCAAAGTATGTTATTATTATTGATGAAATAAATAGAGCAAACATTTCTAGAGTTTTCGGTGAGCTTATTACGCTTATAGAAAAAGACAAACGCTCTCATGGTAAAATACCACTTAAATCAATTTTACCATCAGGAGAGTCTTTTATTGTGCCATCTAACTTATATATTATTGGTACAATGAATACGGCAGATAAGTCTATTGCACTTTTAGATATTGCATTACGAAGACGTTTTGAGTTTGTGCCAATGTATCCAGATTCTAAATCTACAGAAGATAAAGTAGTAAAGGATTCAAATATTTTAGATGCTATCAACGAAGAAATCATAAATAGAAAAGGACATGATTTCACTATCGGTCATTCTTATTTTATGGGAGAAGACTATGACTTAAAAAACACTATTGATAATAAAGTAATTCCTTTATTACTAGAGTATTTTATGAATGATTTTGAGGAAGTGAAAAAAATTATGAGCGCAGCAAACATAACTGTTGATGGTTGGCCAATGCAATATATACCTAATGACAACTAA
- a CDS encoding TolC family protein: MKKITYLLFCFTISSFAQKKWTLEDCINHAKTNNIDIAKQQNQNQSFAEDVKVAKGNYYPDLNFNASQGYSLGNSFNVSTGVGQRESRFNSFSLSSSLNVFSGFLNKYTLNKAKLTEQKGKLDIDVLALDLSINITNNYLTVLFNKEILEVAKEQVKISALEEKRLGSLYSQALTGKNEYLQLQSTFASDKKEVLIAENNLKTSLIKLRELLDINLIQDFDVEDISLSDFESSAFNTEIQLIIKDALEVNPQLKSAEINQKISEQDIKIAKSNFYPKLNFSYNYGSNYFGILGEDDVVFDQTTMQFIDNGFFVQLDNNRTHFLSLNLSVPIFNRFKTKSNYNKSKFEAETRKIELENQKNELKNKVEIAYNDLLTAKATLEASKVAASTQEEAFNIVSEKYKDALISNFDFLESKSNYIKTQSELVKAKYDYLFKIKVLEYYSN; the protein is encoded by the coding sequence ATGAAAAAAATCACATACCTATTATTTTGTTTTACAATAAGTTCCTTCGCTCAAAAGAAATGGACTCTAGAAGACTGTATCAATCACGCAAAAACTAATAATATAGATATAGCAAAACAGCAAAATCAAAATCAATCTTTTGCTGAAGATGTAAAAGTTGCTAAAGGAAATTATTATCCAGATTTAAATTTTAACGCATCTCAAGGTTATAGTTTAGGAAATTCTTTCAATGTATCTACTGGTGTAGGTCAAAGAGAAAGTCGCTTTAATAGTTTTAGCTTGTCCTCATCGCTAAATGTCTTTAGTGGTTTTTTAAATAAATATACACTTAACAAGGCAAAACTCACAGAACAAAAAGGGAAGTTAGATATAGATGTTCTAGCGCTAGATTTATCGATTAATATCACCAATAACTATTTAACTGTTTTATTTAACAAAGAGATATTAGAGGTTGCAAAAGAGCAGGTTAAAATTAGTGCATTAGAAGAGAAACGCTTAGGTAGTTTATACAGTCAGGCACTAACTGGTAAAAATGAGTATTTGCAACTTCAATCTACTTTTGCTTCAGATAAAAAAGAGGTTTTAATAGCTGAGAATAATTTAAAAACGAGCTTAATTAAACTAAGGGAGTTATTGGATATCAACTTAATTCAAGATTTTGATGTTGAAGATATCAGTCTATCTGATTTTGAGAGTTCTGCATTTAATACGGAAATTCAGTTAATAATAAAAGATGCCTTGGAAGTTAATCCCCAATTAAAATCTGCCGAAATCAATCAAAAGATTAGTGAGCAAGACATTAAAATAGCCAAATCAAATTTCTACCCAAAGCTTAATTTTAGTTATAATTATGGAAGTAATTATTTTGGGATTTTAGGCGAAGACGATGTTGTGTTTGATCAAACAACAATGCAATTTATTGACAATGGTTTCTTTGTACAACTAGATAATAACCGCACCCATTTTTTAAGTCTTAATCTTAGTGTCCCAATTTTTAACAGATTTAAAACAAAATCAAACTACAATAAATCGAAGTTTGAAGCTGAAACTCGAAAGATTGAATTAGAGAACCAAAAGAATGAGCTTAAAAACAAAGTTGAGATAGCTTACAATGATTTGCTTACGGCGAAAGCAACTCTTGAGGCTTCTAAAGTTGCAGCTTCAACACAAGAAGAAGCTTTTAACATAGTTTCAGAAAAATATAAAGATGCATTAATTTCAAATTTTGATTTCCTTGAAAGTAAATCAAACTACATTAAAACACAATCTGAGCTTGTTAAAGCTAAGTATGATTATTTGTTTAAGATTAAGGTTTTGGAATATTACAGTAATTAA
- a CDS encoding efflux RND transporter permease subunit gives MVKFLTHRPVAVFMATFAFLLLGIVASTRIPTALMPDIAIPEITVQLSYTNNTARELETNVVRPLRNQLLQVANLKDIETETRDGFATLKLVFDYGTNTDYAFIETNEKVDASLNYLPKDLDRPKVIKASVTDIPVLNLAISLKNEYSDNRFLELSEFSETVIKKRIEQLPDIALADMSGQTASEIIITPNTNKLQSLNISADQLINTIKQNNFEFGNMVVQNGIYQYNFKFSNPLRSKKDIENIYLNINKKLFQIKNLAMVTVVPEKERGLVFINGKRAIALAMIKQADARVYELKEALETLTTAFKKDYPNLEFTTTQDQTKLLKLSIDNLKSSLWIGSLLAIVIMFFFLKDIKSPLIISISIPVSLIISLLLMYLFGLSINIISLSGLILGVGMMIDNAIIVIDNITQKLESGHNLANACIEGTNEIITPLISSVLTTCSVFLPLLFLSGITGALFYDQALAVSIGLFASLIVSIVLIPVIYKQLKNRDFKFEKWLRFNTKTQHIEDWYEKGYDYFFSKKWIVYTVAMAGIVMAIFFFKTMDYSQLPEINQNETILVIDWNENINVKENQNRIQQFLKDIPEIELDFSQTGEQQYLLQRDNTKSLSEASIYIKTKTVNEINSIKSKLSTNIKKVYPSSSFKFEAPKTIFEYIFGTDKSKLTAQVFSKSSLEVPTEDNLNTVNNLLSDKSSNEIPLKQTASIQIIQENVLLYNVDYNSLVNELKTAFNENFIDNLKTAQRFIPIKLNYESEEFDNIINSLFVKNTNEVNIPVKNLIKVNNIEQYKSIKANRNGEYLGYKINVSDNIESDINRIQNQFKSSKDFNVRFSGSWLELKALNSQLIIVVIVALLLLYFIMAAQFESLWQPLIILLEIPIDIGGALLLLWLFGGTINVMAAIGIVVMSGVIINDSILKIHTINMLRKKGLSVNEAIKKGGKLRLKPILMTSLTTILALTPFLFIDGLGAELQKPLALTVIGGMLIGTFISLYFIPLVYAALSKK, from the coding sequence ATGGTAAAATTCCTAACTCATAGACCAGTTGCTGTATTTATGGCAACTTTTGCTTTTTTACTATTAGGTATTGTAGCTTCTACACGCATACCCACAGCTTTAATGCCAGATATTGCTATACCTGAAATTACGGTGCAGCTCTCTTATACCAACAATACTGCTAGAGAGCTTGAAACAAATGTCGTTAGGCCTTTACGTAATCAGTTGTTACAAGTCGCTAACTTAAAAGATATAGAAACAGAGACAAGAGATGGTTTTGCTACACTGAAACTAGTTTTTGATTACGGTACAAATACGGATTATGCCTTTATAGAAACTAACGAGAAAGTAGATGCATCACTCAATTACTTACCTAAAGACTTAGACAGACCAAAGGTTATTAAAGCATCGGTTACAGATATCCCTGTACTTAATCTCGCGATATCTTTAAAAAACGAATATTCAGATAATCGGTTTTTAGAACTCAGCGAGTTCTCTGAAACGGTTATTAAAAAACGTATTGAGCAACTGCCAGATATTGCATTGGCAGATATGAGTGGCCAAACAGCTTCTGAGATTATTATTACGCCAAATACAAACAAACTTCAAAGTCTTAATATTTCGGCTGACCAGCTTATCAATACCATTAAACAGAATAATTTTGAGTTCGGCAATATGGTAGTGCAAAATGGTATCTATCAGTATAATTTTAAGTTCTCTAATCCACTTCGGTCAAAAAAAGATATTGAGAATATTTATCTAAATATTAATAAAAAACTCTTTCAAATTAAAAACTTAGCAATGGTTACTGTTGTTCCAGAAAAAGAAAGAGGTCTTGTTTTTATAAATGGCAAGCGTGCTATCGCACTGGCAATGATTAAGCAAGCCGATGCCAGAGTTTATGAATTAAAAGAAGCTTTAGAAACGCTTACCACAGCCTTTAAAAAGGATTATCCAAATCTAGAATTTACAACAACCCAAGACCAAACCAAACTTTTAAAACTATCTATTGATAATTTAAAATCGAGCTTATGGATTGGAAGTTTATTAGCAATTGTAATTATGTTCTTTTTTTTAAAAGATATAAAATCGCCTTTAATTATATCTATAAGTATACCTGTTTCTTTAATTATCAGCTTACTCTTGATGTATCTTTTTGGGTTGTCTATTAATATTATATCTCTATCTGGCTTAATTCTAGGTGTAGGTATGATGATAGATAATGCTATTATCGTTATAGACAATATTACTCAAAAACTAGAGTCAGGTCATAATCTAGCAAATGCCTGCATTGAAGGTACTAACGAAATTATTACGCCGCTCATAAGTTCTGTATTAACCACTTGTTCTGTGTTTCTTCCATTATTATTTTTAAGTGGGATTACTGGGGCTTTATTTTACGACCAAGCTCTAGCTGTTTCTATAGGTCTATTTGCTTCACTCATAGTTTCTATTGTTTTAATACCTGTTATATACAAACAACTTAAAAACAGAGATTTTAAATTCGAAAAATGGCTGCGATTTAATACCAAAACTCAACATATTGAAGATTGGTACGAGAAAGGATATGACTATTTCTTTAGCAAAAAATGGATAGTCTATACCGTGGCTATGGCAGGAATAGTAATGGCTATTTTCTTTTTTAAAACCATGGATTACTCTCAATTGCCTGAGATAAACCAAAATGAAACTATTTTGGTTATAGATTGGAATGAAAACATCAACGTAAAAGAAAACCAAAACAGGATTCAACAATTTTTAAAAGATATACCAGAAATTGAGTTAGATTTCTCTCAGACTGGAGAGCAACAATATCTATTACAACGTGATAATACCAAAAGTCTATCTGAAGCTTCAATCTACATAAAAACCAAAACAGTTAATGAGATAAATAGTATAAAATCAAAACTATCTACAAACATAAAAAAGGTCTATCCTTCAAGTAGTTTTAAGTTTGAAGCACCTAAGACTATTTTCGAATATATATTTGGTACTGACAAAAGTAAATTAACCGCGCAAGTATTTTCAAAATCTTCTCTCGAAGTCCCAACTGAAGACAACTTAAATACAGTAAACAACTTACTTTCTGATAAGAGCAGTAACGAAATACCCTTAAAACAAACAGCGTCCATACAGATTATTCAAGAAAATGTATTACTGTACAATGTTGATTATAATAGTTTAGTCAATGAACTAAAAACAGCCTTTAACGAAAACTTTATTGATAATCTTAAAACAGCTCAGCGTTTTATTCCTATAAAACTGAATTATGAAAGTGAAGAGTTCGACAATATCATAAATTCGTTGTTTGTTAAGAACACAAATGAGGTTAATATCCCTGTGAAAAATCTTATAAAGGTCAACAATATTGAACAATACAAAAGCATAAAAGCTAACAGAAATGGAGAGTATTTAGGATACAAGATAAATGTTAGCGATAATATAGAGAGTGATATAAATCGAATCCAAAACCAATTTAAATCCTCTAAAGATTTTAATGTACGATTCTCTGGAAGTTGGCTTGAGTTAAAAGCATTAAACTCACAACTCATAATCGTTGTAATTGTAGCCTTACTCCTACTCTATTTTATTATGGCAGCTCAATTTGAGTCTTTATGGCAACCACTAATCATATTACTAGAAATACCTATTGATATTGGTGGCGCACTACTATTATTATGGCTCTTTGGAGGTACTATTAATGTTATGGCCGCTATTGGTATCGTAGTAATGAGTGGTGTAATAATTAATGATAGTATCCTTAAAATCCATACGATTAATATGCTACGCAAAAAAGGACTATCAGTAAATGAAGCCATAAAAAAGGGTGGCAAACTAAGATTAAAACCAATATTAATGACCTCTTTAACTACAATCTTAGCTTTAACACCATTTTTGTTTATTGACGGGCTAGGCGCAGAACTTCAAAAGCCTCTAGCATTAACCGTTATTGGAGGCATGCTTATTGGCACTTTTATTAGTTTGTATTTCATACCTTTAGTTTATGCTGCTTTGAGTAAAAAATAA
- a CDS encoding viperin family antiviral radical SAM protein yields the protein MKKAKQLGMTTMIVTNGSHLSETFLKENTLYLDWIALSVDSLEEGDNIKIGRAILGKRALDKSYYYEIVDSIKRYGYGLKINTVVNRVNYQEDLNAFINYAKPKRWKVLQVLPILGQNDVNIDDFKISKHEYHYFLNTHKCIKTIVPESNDQIKGSYVMIDPAGRFFDNAQGTHRYSKPFLKVGVKEALEIMDYDLKKFLNRGGIYDWKNNLNQT from the coding sequence ATAAAAAAGGCAAAGCAATTAGGTATGACGACTATGATAGTGACAAATGGTAGTCATTTGTCTGAAACTTTCTTGAAAGAAAACACTCTTTATTTAGATTGGATTGCTCTAAGTGTTGATAGCTTGGAAGAAGGAGACAATATAAAAATTGGAAGAGCTATTCTAGGAAAGCGCGCATTAGATAAATCTTATTATTATGAAATAGTGGACAGCATTAAAAGGTATGGTTATGGGTTAAAAATTAATACAGTAGTTAATAGGGTAAATTATCAAGAAGATTTAAATGCTTTTATCAATTATGCAAAACCAAAAAGATGGAAGGTGTTGCAAGTATTACCTATTTTAGGTCAAAATGATGTTAATATTGACGATTTTAAAATTTCTAAGCACGAGTATCATTATTTTTTAAATACTCATAAATGTATAAAAACAATTGTGCCAGAATCGAATGATCAGATTAAAGGGAGTTATGTGATGATAGATCCAGCTGGACGCTTTTTTGATAATGCACAGGGAACACACAGGTATAGCAAACCCTTTTTAAAAGTTGGAGTAAAAGAGGCTTTAGAAATAATGGATTATGATTTAAAAAAGTTTTTGAATCGAGGTGGCATTTATGATTGGAAGAACAATTTAAATCAAACTTGA